The Paramisgurnus dabryanus chromosome 24, PD_genome_1.1, whole genome shotgun sequence genome contains the following window.
tttagctttgtgacatggtgcatcatcctgctggaagtagccatcagaggatgggtacatggtgttCATAAAGGGATAGACATGgttagaaacaatgctcaggtaggtcgtggcatttaaatgatgcccaattggcactaagggacCTAAAGTCTGccaatgagaaattgaacaggtgttcctaataatcctttaggcgAGTGTAGAGTAAAatatgtgttgttgtttgtgtttctaGAGATGTTTACAGTATCAGTAAATAAAAGATTTGCAACAATCAGAATTGTCATAATAATGAATCAAAAACAGACTAATGAGTCTACACACCAGTTTGTTTCTTTAAAACATTCTTCATTGTCAAGTGAAACACAAACTGTTATAATCTGACAAAAATATGTGTCATCTTGTCTTTGTTAGTGTCTGCAGGTGTTGTTGGTGATGAAGTGAAGTCAGTGTCAGTGATGGAGGGAGATTCTGTTACTCTACACACtgatattactgaaataaagaCAGATGATCTCATACTGTGGAGCTTTGGACCTCAAAAGTCTCTCATAGCTAAAATTAATAGAGAAGCTAATATAATCTCAATAAATGGTGATGTTCTTGATGGGAGATTCAGAGACAGACTGCAGGTGAATAatcagactggagatctcacCATCACAAACATCACAACTCAACACACTGGAGTTTATCAAGTAATCATCAGCGGCAAACAGAAGATCTCTTACAGATTTAATGTTACTGTCTATGGTAAGAGATTTACAGCTTCATActcttgtttatttttacagaaataattatgtaataaatattttatagatTTACTGATGaggcaaacaaacacacactggcAGACATCACAATAAACCTCTGATAAAGCAGCTTTATAACTCACTGTTAATGTTATTCAGACATCTGATGTGAGTCGGTTATGTTTGTGTTGATCTCTGTTTCATTTTGATATTTCTTTACTAAGATTCTGTCAAGCTGTGATCTGATTGGTCGTCTGTGCTCTGGTGGGTGTGGCTGCTGTTGTTGTACTGGTTTATGACATCAGATCCAGGAAAGCTGAACAGGAGAGATCAGATCAACATTATTTTCTCACATGTAGAAAATGTTCACACTACTAAAAGTATTTTATAGACCAAAGTATTAAATGACTTTATTTTCACTACtcatttatttttcttcattGTTTGGGTGTTTAGAGGACTTTAACATATTCAAACACATTTAATGTAGTGATCTGTCATTCATCATTATTGATCTGTCAGTTGTGTTTGTTGTGTTGATGATGTTTCCCTCTAGTGGATGAATAACAAAACATTCAGCTTCTAACAGATCACAAGTGCagaatatatactgtatgtacttACATGTATACTTAAAACTAACAATGCTTTTTATATTCTGTAATAATTTTGCACTGTGGTAtagaaaatgtataatatagaaaattcaaaataaaaatacaatctAAACCTTTAATCTGGGTCATTTATGGTGTAATACAGGTACTGATCATctttattgcttttatttttcAGTATATTAAAGATGAGCAATAGTTTCCTAAACCTCAGGACAACATGATATCTTGATCATTACAGACAGTTTGCATTGAAGTCTGTGGCTTTGAAGAGCTTCTTAAATTCTGACCTGaattttattaaatgaaatgatatttgatgtaaataataatgtaaGATGTCAGTCGTATATGAGTGACAGATAAAAGCATTAGAGAGATGAACCCATATAATCGCGTGTGATGTGTTTAATGTTTCTCAGTGGTATCGGCCTCTTCCTTCCTctttttaaaacacatatatCACATGACTGTGAGGTCTGAATGTGTgtaaattaaacataaacacgcacacagaagtttattttagctGCAGAAGGGCACTCGTCAGTGTCTTTGAACATTTATTTCATCTCTGTGTCTCAGTGCTGtagtaaaaacatgaatttaaacTATTACAGTATCAGACTACAACATAACTAAATGTATAAAAGTAAAGAGGGTCTGAATATTCTGAATGCTCTGTATAATGATGTGTGATGTGTTTCAAGACTCTCAACAGTAGCATCATCTTACTTCCTGTtactaaaatatataaagacATACAGAAGATTATTAACAGAGTTTGAGATCACTTCACTTCAGAAGAGCACTTGtttgtttagtttatttatcACTTTAGTAAAACATTTATTGGATTTTTATGAATTTGTCATTTCAGATTTCTGGACTGAACCCGCTTGAGAAAATGTTTTACAGATTTCTGTTCTGTCTGTTGTTGTGCCGTCTGATTGGTGAGttataaatgtgtttatatGACTTCAGTTTGTTTACTTTGAAACACCAGAAAGATGCAGTTGTTGGTTATAATACATTTGTGTTCTGCAAAGATCTTCAATTTTTGtctctgtttgtgtgtgcaggtgtgtttggtgatgaagtgaagtcagtgtcagtgatggagggagattctgttactctacacagtaatattactgaaataaagaGACGTGATGAGATAGAGTGGATGTTTGTAACTGGGGAGGTTTACATCGCTAGAATTGTAAAAATGTTCAATTATGTCAGAATATATGCTGATGATCTTGATGGGAGATTCAGAGACAGACTGCAGGTGAATAatcagactggagatctcacCATCACAAATATCACAACTCAACACACTGGACTTTATCAACTAGAGATCAGAATGAACAGATGGATTTCATACAGATTCAATGTTACTGTCTATGGTGAGTAAAGATTTAAAGTTGATTTTCATCTTCATTCAGTCGTGTTGTGGCTTCAGAGGCTCAGATcttttaaaagattaaaaatgtttcacatgacaaataaaacagattttattattatcatcagaTTTAATACCAGAAGTCTGTAATGCATCTTTTCTTTGCATGTTTCTCTAAACACAGCTGTGAAACTCCTCGTTGTGTTTCAGGTTTTTAAACATCACAGTATCTGTTCAGACCAGCAGGTGTTATTcatgaactaataataataacaactacACAACTGTTCATACAAATTAACAACTTTTGTTTAACTCTAAActtaatcatttttaacagtttacAACTtcactttgtttgtttgtaataacaaataaaacacaaacaatgtaataaaaaatatattattgttACAGACATCACAATAAACTCTCATTCAATACATTAAACCTCTGATAAAGCAGCTCTATAATTTACTGTTAATGTTATTCAGAGATCTGATTCACACTCAAACTTCACTTCAGTCTTTGTGTCACTGAACATCTCTCATTTATTAATCCTCTAATATTTTTGTTCTCTTATGTTTTTACAGTTCGTCTGCCCGCTCCCGTCATCACCAGAGACTCATCATCAGTCTCAAAATGTGTGTTGATGTGTTCTGTGTTCAATGTGAGAGATGTGAGAGATGTGAGTCTGTCCTGGTACAAAGGAAACAGTTTATTGTCCAGCATCAGTGTGTCTGATCTCAACATCAGCAGCATCTCTCTTCATCTGGAGTGTCTGGATGATTCTTACAGCTGTGTGGTGAACAATCCCATCAGTAATCAAACTCAACATCTCAACATCACTGATGTCTGTCAGCCGTGTTCAGGTGAGTCACAGGTGATGTTTGTGTTTATTCATTCACTTCATCtctgtttcattttattttttctttcctcAGAGTCTGTCAGCTGTTGTGATACTACTGAAGCTGTGATCCGATTGGTCAGCTCTGCTCTGGTGGGCGTGGCTGCTgtcgctgcttgtgttgttttgATTTATGACATCAGATCCAGAAGAGATGAACAGAAGAGACGATCATAGTCAACAGCATCAGATTCTCACTCATCAATCACATTTGAAAGACTCAAATCCAGGTTTTTAGAGATAAATCCAAAACTAATGGCCAAAATTTTAAATTATCTTATTTTCTTACTTTCTCTTTGTAattctttttaaaaataataaaaatcattcTTGTTCATGGATTTTAAGGGACTTTATAAAACActtcttgattctgattggttgagttGTGGTTAAAGTCTTACGTCACACATCTTTCTTTTGATGTACACAATACTGCTAAAGCTCCTCTAGTGTCTGAACATCAAAACATATTCAGCTTTTTTATGCAACAAGTACAGAATATCTACTGTATGCACTTACATGTACACTTAAAACAAACCATGCTTTTATattcttaaatattaaatattttgatatagaaaatatattaataaaaatacagtCTAAACATATGATGTGGGTGTCATGATCCTGTCAGCTTTGGATGTCTTTTACTTGTTATGTGTGACAGGGTCATGGCAGCCTCactgttgtcttgttttctagtggaGAGTCACTTggcttgtgtttttgtgtgcatCATCCTTTCCTGTTCCCAGTCTAGCCCCGCCCCTGTGTCCCTgtttattattcattattagtttACGCACTTCACCTGTGTGTCCTCGTTCCCTAGTTATTCCCTATTAAAAGccattgtttttgatgttttgtgTCTGGTCATTGTGTGTGTCCCATCCGACATCATCATGGGCCCTGTTTTGTTTTGCACTGTCTTTTTTTGCCCTGTATCATGTAATCTGGGTCTCCATTTATGGTGTAATACAAGTACTGATTTTCTCCCACTGTGCAATGTGAAGTCGAAACAATGTCTTTTGCATATCCTAGGGGGTTTTGGCTTAACCTAGCTCCCTCaaatacgttacattattactatgcTGCTTATGTTtacgatttttctgtgttttctcctgcatctattaatgcaaagctgctttgaaacaattaaacaattgtgaaaagcgctatataaataaaataaaatttaattgatttGAATGTCTTTTTTGCACATCCAATGTTGGTCCCCTGAAGTGTCAGACTGTGACGCCAGACGACGCCTTTTTTCCAGTGTCTGTTGAATGTCCAGTATTGATGTTCATTAAATCTCTGTATAGGGGCTGATTGTAGTCCATATGTGCTCGTTGTGGACAAATGAAGAAGTTGTGAAACAACGTCTTTTGCACATCTAATTTTGATCTCCTAAAGGTTATTTCTCTGTATAAGAGCTAATTGTAGTCAAAACGTGGTCATTGTGGATGTCTTTATACATCAAATTTAAACAAATTGTAGACATTTAGAccagtggtcaccaatcctggtcctggagggccagtgtgtctgcagagtttagctccaaccctaatcaaacacacctgaagcacctTAATTAGCTGTTTCAGGTGTCTTTGAtatggagctaaactctgccctccaggaccaggattggtgaccactgaCTTAGACCTTTTTTATACTGCATTTATATTTCAGAAGGTGGCATACTGTTCAGGTTCATTTTCCTATAGCTTCCTTTGTCACAGCCGCCatagttgtcaaaaccatggttattttatggttaccatggttttactacagtaaccatggttttttggttttaactgtagtaaaaccatggttaatttttgtaagggcaGTTAACATTCATTAAGTCATGTGCTAGGTCTCATGTGACCAACATCTCCATTACAGCATTTAATGTCAATTTTCTGCACGTCAAAAAAGTTACCTAGTCAGGTGTTCAAATGTTGAGCTGCATATTGATATTTAACTGGGGTCATTGTTAGACATCCAAATCACGGACCTAGTTTGCACATCGCGCAGACATCCAGAATTGGTCTGGGACCAACGGACACAATATAGACATGATCTTCATGTCCATCAGACATCTAATGTTTAGTGAGCTTTATCATCGTTTATTTTCAGTATATTAAAGATGAGCAAGTTTCTTAAACATCAGGACAACATGATATCTTGACCATATTACAGTTTGCATTGAAGTTTGTGGCATTAAAGACATTCTTGCCtgaagttattttttttttaaatgaaatgatatcTGATGTAAATAATAGTGTAAGATGCCAATGCAGTCGTATGTGAGTGACAGATAAAGCATTAGAGAGGTGAACACACATATAATGATGTGCAATGTGTTTAATGTTTCAAAACAGTAGCGTCGTCTTAATTCCTCTTTCTAAGATACATAAATGACTGTGACATCTGAATTTGAGTAAACCATAcaaagaagtttattttaggtgCAGAAGAGCACTCAACAATTTATTTTGCGTTTAACTACAAAGTGTTCATCAGCTTTATGAGTTTTAGAAGTTTATCATTTCAGATTTCTGGACTGAAACCGCTgaaaaaatgataaaatttCTGATCTTTTTGTTGATGTGGCGTCTGACTGGTGAGTTATACAGTAAATGTGTTTATATGACTTCAATTATTTcactttttgtgtgttttacaaCATTTGCATTTCCTGTGATCAAATATTATTACTGATCTTTGAACtcagtttttttttctatttgctGGATTTAGGAGACTTTTTAGAGATGTGAGGCATTTTGCATCTTGTGTGTGCAATTCTAGAATTTGCGTGTTTGAAAAAAAAGGAAAGCTTTGGAAAATGTGTGTAAGCAGCTGAAAAACTGTAACGTGAGAATCTGCGTCTTAGACTGTGTGAAACTTTACAACCATGAAGTTCAGATTCAGATGGTGTGAAATAAGCAGCAATAAAGGAAATAGCCTGCGggccaagttttttttttgtttttttttgctgagTTCGCAATCACTTCACTTTATAATAGCACATACTGATATGTTTGTCATTTTACTACGAAGTGGTCATCAAGTTTATTGTTTCTGATTTCTGGACTGAACCCGCTGGAGAAAATGTTTGACAGTTTTCTGATCTGTTTGTTGATGTGGCGTTTGTTTGGTGagttataaatgtgtttttattacttCAGTTCTTTAACTCTTTGTGCGTTTTACAGCATTAACATTACTAGTCTTTACTACTATATGCGATAATATCACAGCATGTATAATATTACAATATTAGTGTACATGTAACATCACTTCACTTTCAATTGGAAACTGTTCACATTGTCAGTCTGTCTGTTTGCTGCTAAAACTTCACATCTGTCATTATTCACTATTTGGCTGAGCAGTCGTCAGGTGGCTCACCAATACTTttatataatacataaaaaagtaaGCTGGACTAAAGTTCAAAGGAAagagtttattaaaaaaacttgtGTAGCACATAGCAGCCATATATACAATCTTATAAAGTGACCTAATGTTGAGCTTTGATCAGACTTTGGGCGtcacacatttgtaaacacagATTCAATGTAAATGCGTCTGACTACAGCCAATTCAAAATCCACAATCATTCAGACTTATAGTTAAACACCCAACAGTTTGTTCAGTTATGACATTATTCACATCTAGAGTAAAATCATTTCTGTGTATGATGTTGTCTTTAATCTTCACTTACAGAAGCAGTAAATAACCTAAAAGTTTGACACCATTATGATTTTCATATTGATCTAAAtaattttaaccaaaaaacACCAGAAAGATGCAGTTGTGGGTTATAATACATTTGACTTCTGCTGTTTCAGACAATCTTCAATCTTTGtctctgtttgtgtgtgcaggTGTGTTTGGGGATGAAGTGAAGTCAGTGTCAGTGATGGAGGGAGATTCTGTTACTCTAAACAGTAATATTACTGACATACAGAGAGTTGCAGTGATACTGTGGACATTTGGAGATGAAAATACTCTCATAGCTGAAATTGTTAAAGCAGCTAAAAGAGTCTCAATAAAAGCTGATGTTCCTGGTGGGAGATTCAGAGACAGACTGAAGTTAAATAatcagactggagatctcaTCATCACAAACATCACAACTCAACACACTGGACTTTATCAAATAATCATCAGCAGAACTGGAACGATCTCATTGAGATTCAATGTTACTGTCTATGGTGAGTAAAGATTTAAAGTTGATTTGTATTTTCACCTTCATTCAGTCGTGTTGTGGCTTCAGAGGCTTCAGAtcttttaaaagataaaaaatgtttcacatctcaaataaaacagattttattattattatcagatTTAATACAAGAAGTCTGTAATGCATCTTTTCTTTGCATGTTTCTCTAAACACAGCTGTGAAACTCCTCGTTGTGTTTCAGGTTTTTAAACATCACAGTATCTGTTCAGACCAGCAGGTGTTATTcatgaactaataataataacaactacACAACTGTTCATACAAATTAACAACTTTTGGTTAATTCTAAAcataatcatttttaacagtttacAACTtcactttgtttgtttgtaataacaaataaaacacagaataaaaataaaacatcattgTGACAGACATCACCATAAACTCTCATTCAATACATTAAACCTCTGATAAAAGCAGCTCTATAACTTACTGTTAATGCTATTCAAAGATCTGATTCAGACTCAaacttcatttcattttttgtgTCAAAATGAACATCTCTCCCTAACCAGCAGTGCTTGGCGGGGCAAATGTAGGCCCCATATGGGTGAAGTTAATTAGATAATGAAGAGATGAACGAAGTGATGATTGACCATTAATGATAAACACCTGCTGTTAATAAACAGAATCACTAAAGAAAGATGAACAAGAAGAGAATAAAGACAAAATACCAGCAGAACCACAACaactacaaaaaataaataaacatttcttggTGGAGCTAATGTAGACTgtaaaatccccagtgttaaattaacattaacactgCTTAATGTTTATATAGATCCACactacagagtgttaaaaaagtaacacttgaagcattttacatcttacatcttacttgtagagttattTATTAACTTAGGTCTagatgtttcatttaaagtcaccattattgtgatcagttgttgttttagttggactcttgactctttatttattttttctgcctgctataactttgtgtgttatatttgttaTGGTAAACAAGAGACCATGTTGCAATTCCGTTATGGTGTTTAATACGTAATGTTGAACATCTAGataatgtatttattcatttagcgtTTGCTCATTTTGCAGATGTATTGGTCTCTCTCAGTAATGTGATGCTACAGTATGATATCTGGCACTCTCAAAGCGGTTTGTCATTCTGAAGATTTTGAATCAATGTGTACTTCGATTAACCATGGTATAACTTAAACACACGAACATCAAGTCTCacagtatgaatctcaacaatggtgacaaagaaaaatgccaaaatgttcatgattttttttcatgccgcagtgcattctgggagttcTGGATAAGATTTATTGATACCCAGAaagcattgcagcatgaagcttttcattttatggTCACCATTATTGAGATCCATACTCAGATTCTTTATATTTGGGTGTCTAAATTGGACAACAGTTAATTTTGAACTAAACAGTATTTCaactttctttaaaatgataaatgagactgCCAGATGTCATACTTCAGTATCACATtactaacataaaaaatatttttggtaaGCAAACTAAAATAGCATATCAGTTTTTCTAAATTACAATCAACACTATATCCTCACCACCGCCGCCATAGAATCACACTGAACACTTCTGTCTCTTTCGCTGCCATAACAAACAGTTTTAAACACACCAAGTTACAGCAACCAGAAAACAACAAGTCAAAACAGAGtaaagagtccaactaaaactaccactgatcacaataatggtgacttttaATGAAAGAGCCAACATCTAGACCTAAGTTAATAaataactctacaagtaagatgtaagatgtaaaatgcttcaagtgttacttttttaacactctgtagtGTGGATCTATATAAACATTAAGcagtgttaatgttaatttaacactgggaaCTTTGCAGTCTACATTAGCTCCAccaagaaatgtttatttattttttgtagttGTTGTGGTTCTGCTGGTATTTTGTCTTTATTCTCTTCTTGTTCATCTTTCTTTAGTGATTCTGTTTATAAACAGCAGGTGTTTATCATTAATGGTCAATCATCACTTCGTTCATCTCTTCATTATCTAATTAACTTCATCACTTCTTCAACCCAACCACACCCATACTTGACTTTGGTTTAGTCCACATTGGCTTTAGTTTCTACAGAAGGTTCATGTGGGCTAAGTCAGATGGGGCCAGCATGAAACCTGGGTGCAAGCCCAGCTTGGGGCCCATATTGCAAGCCCATATGGGGCCTACATTTGCCCCACCAAGCACTGCTGGCTGGGtcatttctttaatatttttattctcTCATGTTTTTACAGCTCATCTGCCCATTCCTGTCATCAGCAGAGACTCTTGTTCAAGCTCAaactgtgtctttgtgtgttcAGTGTTGAATGTGAGTGATGTGAGTGATGTGAGTCTGTCCTGGTACAAAGGAAACAGTTTATTGTCCAGCATCAGTGTGTCTGATCTCAACATCAGCAGCATCTCTCTTCATCTGGAGTGTCTGGATGATTCTTACAGCTGTGTGGTGAACAATTCAATCAGTAATCAAACTCAACATCTCAACATCACTGATGTCTGTCAGCCGTG
Protein-coding sequences here:
- the LOC135748117 gene encoding uncharacterized protein isoform X1, giving the protein MFHTFLFCLFMWRPMGVFGDEVKSVSVMEGDSVTLHTDITEIQTDDQILWRFGPKETRIAQINKAANKISINADDLDERFRDRLQVNNQTGDLTITNINTQHTGMYYLIILSARKISYRFNVTVYGVVGDEVKSVSVMKGDSLTLHSNITEIQTDDQILWRFGPQETLLAQINKAANIVTIYDDDDLDGRFRDRLQVNNQTGDLTITNITTQHTGLYQLEIRMNRWISYRFNVTVYVRLPAPVITRDSSSVSKCVLMCSVFNVRDVRDVSLSWYKGNSLLSSISVSDLNISSISLHLECLDDSYSCVVNNPISNQTQHLNITDVCQPCSESVSCCDTTEAVIRLVSSALVGVAAVAACVVLIYDIRSRRDEQKRRS
- the LOC135722963 gene encoding uncharacterized protein, producing MIKFLIFLLMWRLTGVFGDEVKSVSVMEGDSVTLNSNITDIQRVAVILWTFGDENTLIAEIVKAAKRVSIKADVPGGRFRDRLKLNNQTGDLIITNITTQHTGLYQIIISRTGTISLRFNVTVYAHLPIPVISRDSCSSSNCVFVCSVLNVSDVSDVSLSWYKGNSLLSSISVSDLNISSISLHLECLDDSYSCVVNNSISNQTQHLNITDVCQPCSDCVSCCNTTEVVIRLAVSALVGVATVAVLIYDIRSRKAE